Part of the Gilliamella sp. wkB7 genome is shown below.
AAAGATTACAGCAATTTATTACAATTAATGCTCAATAATATGGATCTACCAGAACACCCTGATACATTGATTTTGCCTGAACATGCCGGTTCTAAGCCAACAATGGGTGTGGATGCATTGCCAGATTCTGCACAAATCTGCTCCTGTTTTGATGTCACTAAAGAAAAAATCATCAATGCCATTCATGCAGGTTGCCATACTGTAGCTGCCATTAAAGCTCAAACCAAAGCAGGTACAGGCTGTGGGGGATGTATACCGCTGGTTACACAAATTTTAAATACAGAACTAGCAAAACAAGGTATAGAAGTCAGTCACTCCCTTTGCCAGCATTTTAAATATTCTCGCCAAGAATTATATCATTTGATTCGGGTTGAAGGATTGAAAACATTTAAGCAGGTGATAGATAAACATGGTATTGGTTATGGTTGTGAAATATGTAAACCAACAATTGCTTCGTTATTAGCTTCATGTTGGAATGATTATATTTTGCGACAAGATCTAATCCCTCTGCAAGATAGTAATGATATCTTCCTCGGTAATATTCAAAAAAATGGTACTTATTCGGTTATTCCACGTAGTGCTGGTGGTGAAATTACCCCTGAAGGATTGATTGCCATAGGGAAAATAGCTCAAAAATATCACCTTTACTCTAAAATTACTGGTTCACAGCGTATTGGTCTTTTTGGTGCACAAAAAGATGATTTACCAGCTATTTGGAAAGAGTTAATTGATGCAGGATTTGAAAGTGGCCATGCTTATGCTAAAGCATTACGAATGGCTAAAACTTGTGTAGGTAGCACATGGTGTCGTTTTGGTGTTGGTGATAGTGTTGGTTTTGGCGTTGAGTTAGAAAACCGTTATAAAGGTATTCGTGCACCTCATAAATTTAAATTAGGCGTATCAGGTTGCACTCGTGAATGTGCTGAGGCGCAAGGTAAAGATATTGGGGTAATTGCTACCGAAAAAGGATGGAATTTATATGTCTGTGGTAATGGCGGAATGAAGCCTCGTCATGCTGATTTATTGGCAGCTGATTTAGATAAAGATACATTAATTCAATATCTCGATCGTTTTATTATGTTCTATATTCGTACCGCAGATAAATTACAACGTACGTCTGTTTGGCTTGAAAATATGGAAGGGGGTATTGATTACTTACGCAGTGTAATTGTTGATAACAAACTTGGTATTAATGATGAACTAGAAACAGAAATGACTCGCTTACGAAGTTTATTTGTATGTGAATGGAAGCAGACAATTGAACATCCTGAAAATCAACATCGTTTTGCTCACTTCATTAATAGTAATCAACGCGATGAAAATGTCCAGTTTATTTCTGAGCGTAATCAACATCGCCCAGCGAGTTTACATGAACGCTATGCAATATCAGAGGAGCAATAATATGAGTGATTGGATAACTGTTTGCAAAATAGAGGATATTCTGCCAGAGACAGGTGTTTGTGCGTTAGTTGGGAAAGCACATGTAGCGATCTTTCGTCCTTACCACTCCAACGAACTTTACGCAATAAGTAACATTGATCCTTTTGCTGATGCTAGTGTGTTGTCTCGTGGCATTATTGGTCAGCATGATGATGAATTATGGGTCGCTAGCCCACTTAAAAAACAGCGTTTTCGTTTAAAAGATGGTTATTGTTACGATGATGAGAATAATTCTATCCCTCATTATGAAGTAAAAGTGAATGATGATGGCTCTGTACAAGTAAAAGCGGATTAAAATTTTGAAAGGATAACTTTGTTATGTATACCGATACTATCAATAAATGTGCCACTAATGCGGCACGCATTGTTCGATTTGCAAAATTTAATCCATTAGGATTTTGGTTAAGTTCAGCTATGGCTGGTGCATATGTTGGGCTTGGTATTATTCTTATTTTTACACTTGGTAATTTAATTGATCCTGCTTTAAGACCATTATTAATGGGGGCAACGTTTGGGATTGCTTTAACATTAGTCGTGATTGCCGGTTCCGAGTTATTTACGGGACATACCATGTTTTTAACCTTTGGTGTGAAATGTAAAAGTATTACTCATAAACAAATGTGGTTTGTATTACCACAAACTTGGTTAGGAAATTTGCTAGGTTCAATTTTTGTTGCAATAATTTACTTTTATGCTGCAACTCCTTTACTATCAACTGATACTAGTTTAGTGCATAGCGCTGCGTTAGCTAAAACATCAGCGTCCGCTAGTGCGTTATTTTTTCGTGGTATATTATGTAACTGGTTAGTATGTTTAGCTATTTGGATGGCTAATCGTGTTGAAGGTTCAGCGAAATTTATTGCTATCTGGTGGTGTTTACTGGCTTTTATTGCCTGTGGTTATGAACATTCGGTTGCCAATATGACACTTTTTTCTTTGTCTTGGTTTGGTAACCATAGTGATAATTATACATTAGCTGGCATAGGTCATAATTTATTATGGGTTTCATTGGGTAATATTGTATCTGGGGCTATTTTTATGGGGTTAGGATATTGGTATGCAACGCCTAAATCAGAACGCCCTTAGCACCAATTACATAGTTAAAGTGCAGGAATAAAAGTGTTATGGATTATTTTCCTCTATTTTGTAAACTACAAAATCGTCATTGTTTGTTAGTTGGGGGGGGTGAAATTGCTGAACGAAAGGCTCGTTTGTTGCTTGAAGCTGGGGCTAGTATCACTGTTAATGCTGTCACTTTTAGCCAACAATTTTTGGTTTGGCAAGATCACAAACAATTAACGTTAGTCCAAGATGAATTTAAAGCCGAATTACTAGATGATAAATGGCTGGTTATTGCTGCGACTGATAGTGATAAAACTAACCAACTAGTAAGTATTGAAGCTGAAAAGCGACGCATTTTTTGTAATGTGGTTGATTCTCCTAAAGATGCTAGTTTTATTATGCCTTCAATTATCGACCGTTCACCAATTATGGTAGCGGTTTCCTCCGCTGGGCATGCTCCTGTTTTAGCACGATTATTACGTGAAAAATTAGAGGCTATTTTACCGCAACATTTAGGTAAATTAGCGCGATATGCTGGTTATTTACGTAATAAAGTTAAACTTAGTTATAAAACATTGACAGAACGTCGTCGATTTTGGGAAAAGCTATTTAATCATGATAGGTTAGCACAAGCTATTGCAAATAATGATTCAGAACGCGTTGAACTATTGACTAATGAGTTATTTGATATGTCACTTGATGATCGCGGAGAAGTCGTTTTAGTTGGCGCAGGACCAGGTGATGCGGGTTTACTAACATTAAAAGGACTACAGCAAATTCAACAAGCTGATATTATTGTTTATGATCGATTAGTATCAGATGAAATTATGAATCTTGTTCGTCGCGATGCTCAGCGTATTTTTGTTGGTAAACGAGTAGGATATCATTGTGTTTCACAAGAACAAATTAACCAAATCTTGTTAGAACAGGCTCAAAAAGGATTACGTGTAGTACGCTTAAAAGGAGGCGATCCTTTTATTTTTGGTCGTGGTGGAGAGGAACTAGAAACATTATTTAACGCTAATATCCCTTTCTCAGTAGTGCCAGGTATAACTGCTGCTTCTGGTTGTTCTGCATACAGTGGTATACCATTAACACATCGTGATTATGCTCATAGTGTACGTTTGGTTACAGGACATTTAAAAAATGGTAATTATTTGGATTGGCAAAGCTTAGCAGCAGAAAAACAAACGTTAGTTTTTTATATGGGGCTTTCTCAAGCGGAAAATATTAGTAACCAATTGATTAAACATGGTATGAATGCTCAAACACCCATTGCTATTATCGAGGAGGGAACAAGTACTAAGCAAAGAGTCATTACCGGTTTGTTGGACAATTTAGCAAATCTGGCTTTGCAAGCGCATAGTCCGAGCTTAGTTCTTATTGGACCAGTGGTTGCGCTGCGTGAAAAATTAAATTGGTTTTCTAATCATTAATATCAATAGGCAAGTAAATGTCAATTTTTAGTCATATACTTGTCTGTTATTTATAGCATATCTTGTTTTTATAAAATTTAAAGAATTCATTTTAAATAGTTGTTATTCTATATAAAATAGATAAAAACTATTTGTCTTTCATCGCTAGATCTATTCCTTACTTTGTAAATACCACACAGTCATTTCCATACGAGATTTGAAGTTAAGTTTTTTAAATATGCTTTTGATATGAACTTTTACCGTGCTTTCAACAATATCTAAATCTTTAGCTATTAATTTATTGGATAATCCTTGCACTAATAGATTAAATATTTCATGCTCTCTAGGAGTGAGAAGATTGACATCATGGATCGGTTTTGTTGTCGGTTCATCACCGTGACGCATATAATTGAGAATAATATGTGAAATTGCATCATCCATTATTACCTTACCAATTGAAATATCTTGTAATGCTTTGATAAAGTCTTCTGGTTCCATATCTTTTAACAGATAACCATCAGCACCTATTTTAAGCGCCGTAATAATATCTTCTTTTGCATTCGATACGGTAAACATAATGATACGACTAGAGATATTTTTTTCACGTAAAGCTCGAAGAATATCTAACCCATTGACATCGTGTATATTAATATCAAGTAAAATAATATCTGGATCGAGCTCTTCAGCTAGTTTAATTCCTTCTATTCCTGAACCTGTTTCACCAACAATTTCAAAATGATTGACAGTATGGATTAATTGCTTTACGCCATTTCTTAACATAGGATGATCGTCAATAAGTAATATTGAACTTTTAATTTGTTCCATTGGTTACTCTTCTATTATTTTTAGGGGAGTAGATTCCATCGCTTTAAATGTTACCACAATTTGTGTTCCTTTATTGGGTTTACTATCAATGACTAGATTACCATTTAATATCTCAATTCTATCTCGCATGATAATAAGTCCATAATGGTGATCTTGTTTAATTTTACTTTGAAAACCTATTCCATTGTCTTTTATATTCAATGTAATTATTTGATTATTATCCATTTCTAATTTTATTATTACACTGGATGCTTTTGCATGTTTATATACGTTATTTAGTGCCTCACGAATAAATTGCAATAAATGAAAAGCATATTTACTATTGATAATATTTAAAGGCAATTGATATTTAAGCTGAATATTGAATTTTAATTTGATATTAAACTCTTCTACTAATTCAATTAAGCTTGCATAAAATCCTGTTTGGTTTAAGCGTAAACGAAAAGAAGTG
Proteins encoded:
- the nirB gene encoding nitrite reductase large subunit NirB, whose translation is MSKTNLVIIGNGMVGHRFVEEIIDKMQSDQFNITIFCQEPRVAYDRVHLSSYFSDFTAEGLSLVQEGFYEEHHINILLNERVILINRQLKQVHSQTGRIVEYDKLIIATGSYAWVPPIKGADGADCFVYRTIEDLDAIAQCASHCKTGAVVGGGLLGLEAAGALKNLGIQTHVVEFANVLMAEQLDMIGGEQLRHKIEEMGVSVHTSKNTQEILHTPQGKVMQFVDGTSLEIDFIVFSTGIRANDQLARDCQLDIGVRGGIVINDYCQTSDPDIYAIGECACWQGKVFGLVAPGYKMAQIAVVHLLGGNIPFDGADMSAKLKLMGVDVGSIGDAKAKTVGSRSYIYLDENIPVYKKLVVSNDNKKLLGAVLVGDTKDYSNLLQLMLNNMDLPEHPDTLILPEHAGSKPTMGVDALPDSAQICSCFDVTKEKIINAIHAGCHTVAAIKAQTKAGTGCGGCIPLVTQILNTELAKQGIEVSHSLCQHFKYSRQELYHLIRVEGLKTFKQVIDKHGIGYGCEICKPTIASLLASCWNDYILRQDLIPLQDSNDIFLGNIQKNGTYSVIPRSAGGEITPEGLIAIGKIAQKYHLYSKITGSQRIGLFGAQKDDLPAIWKELIDAGFESGHAYAKALRMAKTCVGSTWCRFGVGDSVGFGVELENRYKGIRAPHKFKLGVSGCTRECAEAQGKDIGVIATEKGWNLYVCGNGGMKPRHADLLAADLDKDTLIQYLDRFIMFYIRTADKLQRTSVWLENMEGGIDYLRSVIVDNKLGINDELETEMTRLRSLFVCEWKQTIEHPENQHRFAHFINSNQRDENVQFISERNQHRPASLHERYAISEEQ
- the nirD gene encoding nitrite reductase small subunit NirD codes for the protein MSDWITVCKIEDILPETGVCALVGKAHVAIFRPYHSNELYAISNIDPFADASVLSRGIIGQHDDELWVASPLKKQRFRLKDGYCYDDENNSIPHYEVKVNDDGSVQVKAD
- the nirC gene encoding nitrite transporter NirC — its product is MYTDTINKCATNAARIVRFAKFNPLGFWLSSAMAGAYVGLGIILIFTLGNLIDPALRPLLMGATFGIALTLVVIAGSELFTGHTMFLTFGVKCKSITHKQMWFVLPQTWLGNLLGSIFVAIIYFYAATPLLSTDTSLVHSAALAKTSASASALFFRGILCNWLVCLAIWMANRVEGSAKFIAIWWCLLAFIACGYEHSVANMTLFSLSWFGNHSDNYTLAGIGHNLLWVSLGNIVSGAIFMGLGYWYATPKSERP
- the cysG gene encoding siroheme synthase CysG, whose product is MDYFPLFCKLQNRHCLLVGGGEIAERKARLLLEAGASITVNAVTFSQQFLVWQDHKQLTLVQDEFKAELLDDKWLVIAATDSDKTNQLVSIEAEKRRIFCNVVDSPKDASFIMPSIIDRSPIMVAVSSAGHAPVLARLLREKLEAILPQHLGKLARYAGYLRNKVKLSYKTLTERRRFWEKLFNHDRLAQAIANNDSERVELLTNELFDMSLDDRGEVVLVGAGPGDAGLLTLKGLQQIQQADIIVYDRLVSDEIMNLVRRDAQRIFVGKRVGYHCVSQEQINQILLEQAQKGLRVVRLKGGDPFIFGRGGEELETLFNANIPFSVVPGITAASGCSAYSGIPLTHRDYAHSVRLVTGHLKNGNYLDWQSLAAEKQTLVFYMGLSQAENISNQLIKHGMNAQTPIAIIEEGTSTKQRVITGLLDNLANLALQAHSPSLVLIGPVVALREKLNWFSNH
- the narL gene encoding two-component system response regulator NarL produces the protein MEQIKSSILLIDDHPMLRNGVKQLIHTVNHFEIVGETGSGIEGIKLAEELDPDIILLDINIHDVNGLDILRALREKNISSRIIMFTVSNAKEDIITALKIGADGYLLKDMEPEDFIKALQDISIGKVIMDDAISHIILNYMRHGDEPTTKPIHDVNLLTPREHEIFNLLVQGLSNKLIAKDLDIVESTVKVHIKSIFKKLNFKSRMEMTVWYLQSKE